A single genomic interval of Flammeovirga agarivorans harbors:
- a CDS encoding cobaltochelatase subunit CobN: protein MNKKKILRFSGIFIITVLAFLYYRFQVSSTQIAFIDFSEFQLSKINKVNDSDWIKINTLSKKDIDDASSYDVIYIFGRGLSLSADEQMALMKAGHMGTKVYVYASNNDDYNILSNIDSVSSIAINEYLDNGGEENYHQMLNYSRVNIDKKAWFKPEVEAPVIIPEDAYLSMGTTKAFTSLDQVIATQKEEQKYNDAQPTVALLTSVPGPFNANPEHIFELQNALFAKGLNVITITAHRKRISMLKEVNPDLVVYLPHGRLAGHTREDVSQWLKEQNIPVLSPLSIFQKKEEWENSQKGMSGGMLSMSVVLPELDGAVAPYAFAVEMKDESGFLKFKGIPERIERLADMCKNYIDLKQKPKEEQKIAIYYFKGPGMNAMVAANLEVEQSLYNTLLMLKKQGFKVDNLPKNEAEFHQMIQKNGLVLGPYAKGKFDDFIENADPALVDTTKYHQWVNKDLTSTAYNEVVKKFGEAPGDYLSVREKENAYIAVSRLDFGNVVLLPQPMPGLGDDSFKLVHGAKAAPPHPYIASYLWTKNQFEADAIIHFGTHGSLEFTPGKQVGLSSNDWSDAMIGSTPHFYIYTVSNIGEGIIAKRRSYATTVTHLTAPFTEGEVYNELKVLEEKLDKYYSVENINLKEKYKKSVVEIAQKMKLDEDLGLNFKDQVTDSTLFRISQYVEEIANSKVANGLYSLGRPFTAKQLNETSLLMSLDPIAYSLAQLDVSDGIAQQKDIDNARYFDKNYRQPAKKVLHQLLSNRISVEKAQAKFINQKRTDKLLAWEAKQSHTKHSHTAKKKKKVDGKSGASQVKKKLDIPKEELLEKRAAEQKKSTQLRKEMLYVQNIQNVLNGLNSLVQSKENLKNSTTLEQLALVNGIKGGHIQPTSGGDPISNPNGVPTGRNLYSIDAEATPTKESWEIGKSLGQKLLDQHFQKNGEYPKKVSFTLWAGSFIETEGATLAEIFYLLGIEPVRGPFGKVMDVQLIPSEELKRPRVDVVVQTAGQFRDLAASRMFLINKAVRLASNADDIVTNFVKEGVADAEKFLKEKGMSPQKAQQFASERVFGGVNGIYGTNIMGLVEKGDRWETEEDIATTYINNMGAVYGEENWGEFAEGIFEAALQNTDVVVQPRQSNTWGGLSLDHVYEFMGGLSMAVRHTTGKDPDAYFNDYRNANNVKIQGVKEALMVEARSTLLNPKYLKGMMKEGATSAENMAETIRNTYGWNVMKPNEIDNHLWDDLMDVLVEDKYKLNTQKFFERENPYALEEVTAVMLETIRKGYWEASKEQIEKLVEVHQEMIKKHNAGCSEFVCDNSKLKDFIVTNSTDKTLNENYLENLKYVREGSTEKQKSEEKKQIQLEKEVIQKDTEQDVSKIDEAFSTSELGIALAVIALLMIIIGVYYKTK from the coding sequence ATGAACAAGAAAAAAATCTTACGGTTTAGTGGTATTTTTATTATCACTGTACTAGCATTTTTGTATTACAGGTTCCAAGTAAGTAGTACTCAAATTGCTTTTATCGACTTTTCTGAATTTCAGCTATCCAAGATTAATAAAGTAAATGATAGCGATTGGATTAAGATCAATACACTTTCCAAAAAAGATATAGATGATGCATCCAGCTATGATGTGATTTATATTTTTGGACGTGGTTTATCACTTTCTGCAGATGAACAAATGGCCTTAATGAAAGCTGGCCACATGGGAACAAAAGTTTATGTTTATGCCTCTAACAATGATGACTATAATATTCTAAGTAATATAGACTCCGTATCATCAATAGCTATCAATGAATATTTAGATAATGGCGGTGAAGAAAATTATCATCAGATGCTCAATTATTCGAGAGTGAATATTGATAAAAAAGCATGGTTTAAACCTGAGGTAGAAGCACCTGTGATCATCCCTGAAGATGCTTATTTAAGCATGGGAACGACAAAAGCTTTTACGTCATTAGATCAGGTCATTGCTACTCAAAAAGAAGAGCAAAAATACAACGATGCTCAACCTACAGTTGCCCTATTAACCAGTGTTCCTGGCCCTTTTAATGCTAACCCAGAACATATTTTTGAGCTTCAAAACGCCTTATTTGCAAAAGGCCTAAATGTTATTACAATCACTGCACATAGAAAAAGAATCTCTATGTTAAAGGAGGTGAACCCAGATCTTGTAGTGTATCTACCACATGGGCGTTTAGCCGGTCATACCAGAGAAGATGTGAGCCAATGGTTAAAAGAGCAAAATATCCCTGTACTTTCACCTTTAAGTATATTTCAAAAGAAAGAAGAATGGGAAAACTCTCAGAAAGGGATGTCCGGAGGCATGTTAAGTATGAGTGTTGTTCTACCTGAATTAGACGGTGCTGTTGCCCCTTATGCTTTTGCAGTGGAAATGAAAGACGAATCGGGTTTCTTAAAATTCAAAGGAATTCCTGAGAGAATAGAACGCTTAGCCGATATGTGTAAAAACTATATCGACCTAAAACAAAAACCAAAAGAAGAACAAAAGATTGCAATCTATTACTTTAAAGGACCTGGTATGAATGCCATGGTTGCAGCTAATTTAGAAGTAGAACAATCATTATACAACACCCTATTAATGCTAAAAAAGCAAGGGTTTAAAGTAGATAACTTACCAAAAAATGAGGCTGAGTTTCACCAAATGATTCAAAAGAATGGATTGGTATTAGGGCCTTATGCTAAAGGTAAATTTGATGACTTTATTGAAAATGCAGACCCTGCATTAGTAGATACTACGAAGTACCATCAATGGGTGAATAAAGATTTAACGTCAACGGCCTACAATGAAGTAGTTAAGAAATTTGGAGAAGCTCCCGGAGACTACCTTTCTGTAAGGGAGAAAGAGAATGCCTACATTGCTGTATCAAGATTAGATTTTGGTAATGTTGTTTTACTACCACAACCTATGCCTGGCCTAGGTGATGATAGTTTTAAATTAGTACATGGTGCAAAGGCTGCTCCTCCCCACCCATATATTGCTTCTTACCTATGGACCAAAAATCAATTTGAGGCCGATGCAATTATTCATTTTGGTACCCATGGTAGCTTAGAATTTACACCTGGAAAACAAGTTGGTTTATCTTCTAACGATTGGAGTGATGCCATGATTGGAAGTACACCGCATTTTTACATTTATACGGTCAGTAATATTGGAGAAGGCATCATTGCTAAAAGAAGAAGTTATGCTACAACGGTTACTCACCTTACAGCTCCATTTACTGAAGGTGAAGTTTACAATGAGCTAAAAGTTCTAGAGGAAAAATTAGATAAGTACTATAGTGTTGAAAATATTAATCTCAAAGAGAAATATAAAAAGTCAGTCGTTGAGATAGCACAAAAAATGAAACTTGACGAGGACTTAGGTCTAAATTTTAAAGATCAGGTGACAGATAGTACACTTTTCCGTATATCACAGTATGTGGAAGAAATTGCTAATTCAAAAGTGGCCAATGGACTTTACAGTTTAGGAAGACCTTTCACAGCAAAGCAATTGAATGAAACTTCTCTTTTAATGTCTTTAGATCCTATCGCTTATAGTCTTGCTCAATTGGATGTATCAGATGGAATTGCTCAACAAAAAGACATAGACAATGCTCGATATTTTGATAAAAACTATAGACAGCCAGCCAAAAAAGTACTTCATCAACTCTTATCCAATAGGATATCAGTAGAAAAAGCACAAGCGAAATTTATCAATCAGAAAAGAACGGATAAGCTTCTGGCTTGGGAGGCCAAACAAAGCCATACAAAACATTCTCATACTGCCAAGAAAAAGAAAAAAGTAGATGGGAAAAGTGGTGCATCACAAGTGAAAAAGAAACTTGATATTCCTAAAGAAGAACTCCTAGAGAAAAGAGCTGCTGAGCAAAAGAAAAGCACTCAATTACGTAAGGAAATGCTTTATGTGCAGAATATTCAGAATGTATTAAATGGTTTAAACTCTTTAGTTCAATCAAAAGAAAACCTAAAGAATAGTACCACCTTGGAGCAATTGGCTTTAGTGAATGGTATAAAGGGGGGACATATTCAACCAACTTCTGGCGGGGACCCTATCTCCAATCCAAATGGAGTACCTACTGGTAGAAATTTATATTCTATCGACGCGGAAGCAACACCTACCAAAGAATCTTGGGAGATAGGAAAATCATTGGGACAAAAACTATTAGATCAACATTTCCAAAAAAATGGTGAATATCCAAAGAAAGTGAGTTTCACTCTTTGGGCTGGAAGTTTTATAGAAACCGAAGGAGCTACCTTAGCTGAAATTTTCTATTTACTGGGTATCGAACCTGTAAGAGGACCTTTTGGGAAAGTTATGGATGTGCAATTGATTCCATCTGAAGAATTAAAGCGTCCGAGAGTAGATGTTGTTGTACAAACTGCTGGGCAATTTAGAGACTTAGCAGCTTCAAGAATGTTCTTGATCAATAAAGCTGTTCGATTGGCTTCAAATGCTGATGATATCGTGACCAACTTTGTGAAGGAAGGTGTTGCAGATGCTGAGAAGTTCTTAAAAGAGAAGGGAATGTCTCCTCAAAAAGCACAGCAATTTGCATCTGAACGTGTATTTGGTGGTGTCAATGGCATCTATGGTACCAACATTATGGGGTTAGTAGAAAAGGGTGACCGATGGGAAACAGAAGAAGATATTGCCACAACCTATATTAATAACATGGGTGCAGTGTATGGAGAAGAAAACTGGGGAGAGTTTGCAGAAGGCATTTTTGAAGCAGCTCTTCAAAATACAGATGTTGTCGTACAGCCTCGCCAAAGTAATACATGGGGTGGGTTAAGCTTAGACCATGTTTATGAGTTTATGGGTGGATTAAGTATGGCTGTAAGACACACTACCGGAAAGGACCCTGATGCTTATTTTAATGATTACAGAAATGCCAATAATGTAAAGATTCAAGGAGTGAAAGAAGCATTAATGGTTGAAGCTCGTTCTACTCTATTAAATCCTAAATATCTAAAGGGAATGATGAAAGAAGGAGCGACTAGTGCAGAAAATATGGCAGAAACCATCCGCAATACCTATGGATGGAATGTGATGAAACCCAATGAAATTGATAACCACCTTTGGGATGACTTAATGGACGTACTTGTAGAAGATAAATACAAACTAAATACTCAAAAATTCTTTGAAAGAGAGAATCCATATGCTCTTGAAGAGGTTACTGCAGTTATGCTGGAAACGATTAGAAAAGGATATTGGGAAGCTTCAAAAGAACAGATAGAAAAGCTTGTTGAAGTTCATCAAGAAATGATCAAAAAGCATAATGCAGGATGTAGTGAATTTGTTTGTGACAATAGTAAATTAAAGGATTTCATTGTCACTAACTCCACAGATAAAACACTAAATGAAAACTATTTAGAAAATCTGAAATATGTTCGGGAAGGAAGCACTGAAAAACAAAAAAGTGAGGAAAAGAAACAAATACAACTAGAAAAAGAAGTTATACAAAAGGATACAGAGCAAGACGTCTCAAAAATTGATGAAGCATTCAGCACTTCTGAATTAGGAATTGCCTTAGCTGTTATCGCTTTATTAATGATAATTATTGGTGTGTATTACAAAACTAAGTAG
- a CDS encoding TonB-dependent receptor, with translation MKSNSIQKLVLQFIIIQMLLISYSNYCYSQSKIKSIQIIDQHNQPLVGVNIVELKSNKLIGITDSNGTVANSVDTKTSIYIHYLGFEDLYFTIKPNEGYQFQMHETVDELDEVVVTGGFTPTTASASLFQVKRIGVAEIEARGAVNMSDLLEQQQNIKIIHDNVLGSRIILNGLSGVNVKMLIDGLPLVNGSGDDFDLNQLNLNDIERIEVVEGPLSVQYGSNALAGTINMISKKPETDEPWKGGINTYAETVGSFNADFNVRKGWENTSLAVSGGRNQFLGYDLDSEKRGKFWRPKEQYYGNVRLKQQIKDVSIAGFYQQFYEQAEGLGEPQLGLNSKIQKVSHMARDNEFTTHRINGGINVEAALSDRSQIQVMNGISYYEQQTQKFVRDLDYNMEWLSENEADHDTTSFFTATSRGSYILSDIGNYNSTWVVGYEANINKASGGRVNEEEANGYDEYSLYTAYKWQISEDWAFQSAFRYTYNTYFKNGTVQFLGMDVPVVPSFNLLYKPSENWQYRFSYGKGYRAPSMREMFYLMQDQNHYIVGNPDLSPEVGDNFNFQTTYAQNYNELKWSINTNLFYNNITNKIEMVEMDRSLLPPDVPENTPVVRTYENIENFVSTGFSVNLSTEYKSRFTFDPGFSFLARSGSEASDQFFNSYEITLRSSYLIRKWDTRVNLFYKYNSPYAEFAKNADGTVGTQTLDSYNLLDLTFTKPFFNQKLLATVGAKNLLNVTTVNIYGDGSKGILSRIGTGERPINYGTTLFLKLGYQF, from the coding sequence ATGAAATCTAATTCAATACAAAAATTAGTATTACAATTTATTATTATACAAATGCTTTTGATTTCGTATAGTAATTATTGTTATTCACAATCAAAAATTAAATCGATACAAATAATTGATCAACATAATCAACCACTTGTTGGGGTTAATATTGTTGAGCTAAAAAGTAATAAATTAATTGGTATTACAGATAGTAACGGTACTGTTGCTAATTCAGTGGATACTAAAACCAGTATCTATATTCATTATTTAGGTTTCGAAGATCTCTACTTTACCATCAAACCTAATGAAGGATATCAATTCCAAATGCATGAAACTGTGGATGAGTTGGATGAAGTTGTTGTCACTGGCGGTTTCACCCCTACCACTGCATCCGCTTCATTATTTCAGGTAAAGCGTATTGGAGTTGCTGAAATCGAAGCTAGAGGTGCTGTAAATATGAGCGATCTACTTGAGCAACAACAAAATATTAAGATCATTCACGATAATGTATTAGGAAGCAGAATTATACTTAACGGCTTGTCTGGAGTTAATGTAAAGATGCTTATTGATGGTCTTCCTTTAGTCAACGGTAGTGGTGATGACTTTGACCTTAATCAATTGAATTTAAATGATATAGAAAGAATTGAAGTGGTGGAAGGTCCATTATCTGTACAATACGGAAGTAATGCACTAGCGGGTACTATCAATATGATTTCTAAGAAACCTGAAACTGATGAACCTTGGAAAGGAGGTATCAATACTTACGCTGAGACCGTTGGTTCGTTCAATGCAGATTTTAATGTTAGAAAAGGTTGGGAAAATACATCACTAGCTGTTAGTGGTGGAAGAAATCAGTTCCTAGGGTATGATTTAGATTCAGAAAAAAGAGGAAAGTTCTGGAGACCAAAAGAACAATACTATGGAAATGTTCGATTAAAACAGCAGATTAAGGATGTATCTATTGCTGGTTTCTATCAACAATTTTATGAGCAAGCAGAAGGATTGGGAGAGCCTCAACTTGGATTGAACTCTAAAATCCAAAAGGTAAGTCATATGGCAAGAGACAATGAATTTACTACGCATCGTATTAATGGAGGGATTAATGTTGAAGCTGCGTTAAGCGATAGAAGTCAAATCCAAGTCATGAATGGCATTTCTTATTATGAACAACAAACCCAGAAATTTGTTAGGGACCTTGATTATAATATGGAATGGTTAAGTGAAAACGAAGCGGATCATGATACCACTTCTTTCTTCACTGCCACATCTAGAGGTAGTTATATTTTGTCTGATATTGGTAATTATAACTCCACTTGGGTCGTCGGATACGAAGCGAATATCAATAAGGCATCAGGAGGAAGAGTGAATGAAGAAGAGGCCAATGGCTATGATGAATATTCATTATATACGGCTTATAAATGGCAAATATCGGAAGATTGGGCCTTTCAATCTGCCTTTAGATATACCTATAATACCTACTTTAAAAATGGCACTGTACAGTTTTTAGGAATGGATGTGCCTGTTGTTCCTTCATTCAATTTGTTATACAAACCCTCTGAAAATTGGCAATATAGATTTAGCTATGGCAAAGGGTATAGAGCTCCTTCTATGCGAGAGATGTTTTATCTAATGCAGGACCAAAACCATTACATAGTAGGTAACCCTGATCTGTCTCCAGAAGTAGGTGATAATTTCAATTTTCAAACAACTTATGCTCAAAATTATAATGAGTTGAAATGGTCAATTAATACCAATCTATTCTATAATAATATTACAAATAAAATAGAAATGGTAGAGATGGATAGGTCTTTATTACCTCCAGATGTACCTGAGAATACACCTGTAGTTAGAACATATGAAAATATAGAAAACTTCGTATCTACAGGCTTTTCAGTCAATCTTTCCACAGAATACAAATCGAGGTTTACCTTCGATCCCGGATTTAGTTTCCTTGCCAGATCTGGTTCTGAAGCTTCAGATCAATTTTTTAATAGCTATGAAATCACATTAAGAAGTAGCTACCTCATTAGAAAATGGGATACAAGGGTCAACTTATTTTACAAATACAACAGCCCATATGCTGAGTTTGCAAAAAATGCTGATGGCACTGTGGGTACTCAAACTTTAGACTCCTATAATTTATTGGACCTCACATTCACTAAACCCTTCTTTAACCAGAAGTTGTTGGCGACTGTGGGTGCTAAAAATTTATTGAATGTGACCACTGTAAATATCTATGGTGATGGTTCAAAAGGAATCTTATCAAGAATAGGAACAGGTGAAAGACCTATTAATTACGGTACGACATTATTTCTAAAACTGGGATATCAATTTTAA
- a CDS encoding HmuY family protein: MKSLKQTFFIGMLVSSMFSCNQENDNTTTPEDDDVERDIVTAELTNQLSNQVFVDLNAGTTTTVEVNAWELAFDQDGVIKSNTGKKVALAFPVESDFEAINEESATGLQYLYDDETGDLSSTAWNGNDFELNTPYILDLGINGLGKALGFKKFIISENSSSQAVLKYADLNGDNEQTVTVEKTAGFVYFSMIDNTINDIEPANWDLVVTPVTVRTGAPCFTMGDAAIPGVNCDIMRLSASVIINQNGNVTGAISSNYPDLEPNDDPAEQINLLTIEDSNFEEVDANNVADHEFTTQGDVIGKEWFHIQKPHSSGVYKVYSHITFLVNDEEGNHYKLRFLTYSKDGQNGYPTFEYQLIK; this comes from the coding sequence ATGAAATCATTAAAACAAACTTTCTTTATCGGGATGTTAGTGTCCTCTATGTTCTCATGTAACCAAGAGAACGACAATACAACTACTCCTGAAGATGATGATGTGGAAAGAGACATTGTAACAGCAGAGTTAACTAACCAACTTTCAAATCAGGTATTTGTTGATCTTAATGCGGGTACTACAACTACCGTTGAAGTAAATGCTTGGGAATTAGCTTTTGATCAGGATGGTGTTATTAAATCAAACACAGGGAAAAAAGTAGCTCTTGCCTTTCCTGTAGAATCTGATTTTGAAGCCATCAACGAAGAAAGTGCTACAGGTTTACAATATTTATATGATGATGAAACAGGAGACCTTTCATCTACAGCATGGAACGGTAACGATTTTGAATTAAATACACCATATATCCTTGACTTAGGTATCAATGGTCTTGGTAAAGCATTAGGTTTTAAGAAGTTTATCATTTCTGAAAATTCATCTTCTCAAGCAGTCCTTAAATATGCAGACTTAAATGGTGATAATGAACAAACTGTTACTGTAGAAAAAACAGCTGGTTTTGTTTATTTCTCGATGATTGATAACACTATCAATGACATTGAGCCAGCTAATTGGGACTTAGTTGTCACTCCTGTAACAGTAAGAACAGGTGCTCCTTGTTTTACAATGGGTGATGCTGCTATCCCAGGTGTAAACTGTGATATTATGAGATTATCTGCTTCTGTAATCATCAACCAAAATGGTAATGTAACAGGTGCTATTAGCTCTAACTACCCAGATCTAGAACCTAATGATGACCCTGCAGAGCAAATTAACCTTCTTACTATAGAAGACAGTAACTTCGAAGAAGTTGATGCTAATAATGTTGCTGATCATGAATTCACAACCCAAGGTGATGTCATTGGTAAAGAGTGGTTTCATATCCAAAAGCCACATAGCAGTGGAGTTTACAAAGTGTACAGTCATATTACTTTCTTAGTAAATGATGAAGAAGGTAACCACTACAAATTAAGATTCCTTACTTACTCAAAAGATGGTCAGAATGGCTATCCAACTTTTGAATATCAGTTGATAAAATAA